Below is a genomic region from Capsicum annuum cultivar UCD-10X-F1 unplaced genomic scaffold, UCD10Xv1.1 ctg43824, whole genome shotgun sequence.
AAATCTACACCATAAGAAAATGGAAATgtgaaaaacaaaataatactaagaatagataaaccaaaatatttcatcaactaATTCCCGGACATGATAgtctttattattatcataatataattttttttcttgtacaATATACATAAGTTTTCACTCACGATACATAGAATTATTTACAAATTACAACATAGCCTTATTATCAACAGCTTCAAAATCCACCGCCGCATCCCCCACCACTCGTTCCCCcttcaccaccaccaccaccaccagctcCTCGACCACTTGTCCCTCCTTCACCACCACCTCCATATCCTCCACTACTCGTTCCTCCGCCATCACCACCTCCTCCAGTGTAACTATCACTAGTTGTAACAGCCGCAGTGGCAGCAACTGTTGCAGCAGAAGTACCTAGAATAACCATTCCACCATCTCTTACTGttgtgttgttcttgtgtttaatATCTCCCTTCTCAACATCACGGTTCACTTGTATAGGCCGCGGAGGAGGAGCCGGAGAACCACCAGTAACATTCCTAGTGACAGGATGACTCTTTTTCTTTCTGCCATTTTtacaaatataaaacaaaatcaaaactagagcTGCTGCCACAGAGCCACAGCTTATAAGTGCAATTGCATATGCTTTCATCTTGTAGTTgtaattaatttaatttcttgat
It encodes:
- the LOC124892091 gene encoding zinc finger protein ZIC 2-like is translated as MKAYAIALISCGSVAAALVLILFYICKNGRKKKSHPVTRNVTGGSPAPPPRPIQVNRDVEKGDIKHKNNTTVRDGGMVILGTSAATVAATAAVTTSDSYTGGGGDGGGTSSGGYGGGGEGGTSGRGAGGGGGGEGGTSGGGCGGGF